The Altererythrobacter sp. H2 genomic sequence CGGCCGGGCATGGCCAGCACCAGCGGGTGCTCGCTGCCGTCGTGCCGGTCCATCACGGTAGCCGCCTGGCGCACCGGGCTTTCCGCCATGCTGCCCGGCTTGATCCCGATCTGCGCTTTTTCCTGATCAATCCCGAAGGTGATGACCTGCTGCGCACGGGGGAGCAGGGCGAGCGCCTCCGCATCATCCGCATTGATCGCCGCGATCCGGCTGCGGGCGAGGTAATCGCCGAACAGCACGCGCAGTTCGTCCATGCTTTTGTGATCGAGACTGACGTTGAGCAGCACGCCCACGGCCGGGCGGTAGAGCGCGATCGAACCATCGCTCTCGTCCACTTCGCTGACATAGATGCTGCGCGAGCCGACCACGGCGCTGGCAATCGGGCGTTCGGGCGTGACGAAGTTCTTCATCACTGCGCCGTTCATGATCGTCGGCTCCCGGCCGGCGACCCGCATGATCCAGCCCAGCATCCCGGTGACGGTCGATTTGCCGCTGGTCCCGGCAATGGCGATTCCGGCCCCGCTGGTGTTGAAAAGGATCGAATTGAGCTCCGCCCGGGTCAGGCGCAGGCAGCCCAGCTCCTTCGCCCGGACCATTTCCGGCACAGTGTCTTCGACCGCAGCCGAGGCGACCAGCACCTGGTCTTTCGACACGATCCCGCTGCCATCCTGCGGGAACAGCGCGAAGCCCTGCGCCTCGAGCGCGGCGAATTTCTCCGGCGTGCGGCCCTGGTCGCGACTGCGGTCGGAGCCTGCCACGGATGCCCCACGCCCCTGCACGATCTGGGCGAGCGGGAGCATCCCGGAACCGCCGATGCCGCAGAAAAAGAACGGGCGGGTGAAAAGTTCGTCAGGAGTGGGGAAATCGCTCATTGCACCATCGCTATGCAGTTGTGCGCGGCAACACAAGCGGGCTAGCTGGCCGGATGAAGCGAATTGCCATCTGCGCTCCGGGCAAGCGGATCGAGCGGGAGCACGCGGACGCCGTGCTCGATCTGGCGCAGTCTATTGGCGGGCTCGAGCTGCGGTTTCATCCCCAGTGTTTCGCCCGCCACGGCCATTTCGCCGGGGATGATGCCACGCGGCTGAAGGCGCTGGTGGAGTGCGCCAACGATCCATCTGCCGACGCGCTGTGGTTTGCGGCGGGCGGCTATGGCTCCAACCGGGTTGCGGCAGATGCAGTGGTGGCACTGGGGCCGGCTGCACAGCACAAGACCTATCTGGGTTTCTCCGACACCGGCTACCTGCTGGCTGCGCTTTTTCGCCATGGCATCGGCAGGCCGGCCCACGGCCCGATGGCATCCTGCATCGCGCGGGAGGGGGGCGAGGCAGCGGTGCGCCGCGCGCTGGGGTTTCTGGGCGGAAGTACCGACGGGCTTGAGGGGGGTATCGATGACCGGCCCGCCGCCGCCTTCAACCTGATGACGCTGGCCATGCTCTGCGGCACCGACCTGATGCCCGACCTGACCGGCCACGTGGTCATGGTGGAGGAGGTCTCGGAGCATCTCTACGCGGTTGACCGGCTGTTTTTCCATGTGACCCAGCACCTTGGCAATGTTGCCGGGATCAGGCTCGGACGGATCAGCGACGTGCCGGAGAACGACCGGCCGTTCGGCGCGAGCGAGGAGGATATCGCCCGCCACTGGTGCGCCCGCACCGGCATCCCCTATCTCGGTTTTGCCGATATCGGCCATGATGCCGGCAACAAGATCGTGCCGTTCGGGCTTGCGGCAGAGGCTCTGCGCGCATAGTCCGCCGCGACGGAGGAGTTACCTGATGAGAGCATTCGTTTTCCCGGGGCAGGGCAGTCAGAAGGTCGGCATGGGGGCAGAACTGGCCGCCGCCAGCGCTGCTGCGCGTGAAGTGTTCGAGGAAGTCGACGAGGCGCTGTCGCAGCCCTTGTCGGGCATCATGCGCGACGGTCCGGAATCAGCCCTGACGCTGACCGAGAACGCCCAGCCCGCCATCATGGCCAATGCGATTGCCACGCTGCGGGTGCTGGAGCGCGAGTTTGGCGTGTCGCTGGCCGACAAGGGTGATTGCGTCGCCGGGCACAGCTTGGGCGAGTACACCTCCCTGTGCGCGATCGGGGCGTTCTCGCTGGCCGATACGGCCCTACTGCTCAAGTTGCGCGGGCAGGCGATGCAGGCGGCGGTGCCGGTCGGGCAGGGGGCGATGTGCGCGCTGCTCGGGGCCGATCTCGACGCGGCGCAGAAGCTGGCCGAAGCCGCGGCCGAGGGGCAGGTGTGCGAGGTGGCGAATGACAATGACCCGACCCAGGTCGTGCTCTCCGGCCATGCCGCTGCGATCGAGCGGGCCGTGGCCATGGTCAAGGACTTCGGCATCAAGCGCGGCGTGCCGCTGCCGGTCTCGGCGCCGTTCCATTGCTCCCTGATGCAGCCGGCGGCGGATGCGATGGCGGCGGCTTTGGCCGAGACTCCTCCGGGCAGCTTCGCCCTGCCGCTCTATGCCAATGTCACTGCCGCTGCCGTGACCGACCCGCGCGAGGAACAACGCCTGCTGGTCGAACAGGTGACCGGCCGGGTGCGCTGGCGCGAATCCGTTCTGGCCATGCGGGCAGCAGGTGTTGAGCAGTTCGTCGAACTGGGGGGCAAGGTCCTCGGCCCGATGATCGGCCGGATCGACAAGGAAGCCGAAGCGATCAGCGTGGTGACCATGGCCGATCTCGAAGCGTTGGCGAAGGAAATCGGATAATGTTCTCACTCGAAGGAAAAACCGCCCTTGTGACCGGTGCCAGCGGGGGCATCGGTTCCGCCATTGCCATCACGCTTGCAAAGCAAGGTGCGCGACTGGCGCTCAGCGGCTCCAACGGGGCCAAGGTGCGCGCCTTTCGCGAACAGCTCAACGATGAGATCGGCGGCGACCATGTGGAAATCACCTGCGACCTGTCGAATGCCACGCAGGTGGAGGAGCTGATCCCGGCGACGCTGGATACTTTCGGCAAGCTCGATATCCTGGTCAACAACGCGGGGATCACGCGTGACAACCTCGCCATGCGGATGAAGGACGAGGAATGGGATCAGGTGATCCGCATCAACCTTGAGGCCGCATTCCGCCTCATGCGTGCGGCAACCAAGCCGATGATGAAGGCGCGGCATGGCCGGATCGTCACCATTACCAGCGTGGTCGGGGCGACCGGCAATCCGGGGCAGGTCAACTATGCCGCAGCCAAGGGCGGCCTCACCGCGATGAGCAAGGCGCTGGCGCAGGAAGTCGCCAGCCGCGGCATCACCGTCAACTGTGTTGCCCCTGGCTTCATTCGAACCGCGATGACCGAGGTGCTGCCGGATGCCCAGAAAGAGGCGCTCAACGCGCGTATTCCGATGGGCCGGATGGGCGAGGGCAGCGATATCGGCGCGGCGGTGGCCTATCTCGCCAGCAACGAGGCGGGCTATATCACCGGCCAGACGCTGCATGTGAACGGCGGGATGGCCATGCTTGGCTGATTGCCGGCAGCCTGACTGATTTTGCGGCGCTTATCCCCAAGGAATCGGTCTGGCCTGCCCTCCGCGCTTGCCCCGTGGAACGCCCTTGTTAAGGTCGTGGAACACTTACCGGCGCTCGCGGGCGATTCCGGCCGCTGGCTGTAACAGGGACATGAGTAGGGACCGATGAAGGCCACAATCGAACGCGCAACACTGCTCCGGTGCCTCAGCCACGTCCAGTCGGTCGTGGAGCGGCGCAACACGATCCCGATTCTCTCCAATGTGCTGATCGAGGCGAGCGCCGGCGGGGCGGTCAAGGTCATGGCGACCGATCTCGATCTCCAGGTGATCGAGACGATGAACGCGGCTTCGGTCGATGCCGCCGGTGCCATCACTGTGTCGGCCCATCTCCTGTTCGACATTGCCCGCAAGCTGCCCGAAGGCAGCCAGGTCAGCCTGGAGACGGCGGACAACCGGATGGCGGTCAAGGCCGGGCGCAGCCGATTCAGCCTGCCGACCCTGCCGCGCGATGACTTCCCGGTCATTGTCGAGGGCGACCTGCCGACCAGCTTCGAAATGCCGGCACGCACGCTGGCCGAACTGATCGACCGCACCCGCTTTGCGATCAGCACCGAGGAAACGCGCTATTACCTCAACGGTATCTTCCTGCATGTCTCGGACGAGGATCGCCCGGTGCTGAAGGCCGCCGCGACTGACGGGCACCGGCTGGCGCGTTATACCATTGACCGGCCCGAAGGCGCCGAGGGAATGCCGGACGTGATCGTGCCCCGCAAGGCGGTGGCCGAACTGCGCAAGCTGCTCGAAGAATCGCTCGACGGCAGCGTCCAGATCGATCTGTCCGCCAGCAAGGTCCGTTTCACGTTGGGCGGCGAAGGCGGCCTGGTGCTGACCAGCAAGCTGATCGACGGCACGTTCCCCGATTACAGCCGGGTTATCCCGACCGGTAACGACAAGCTGCTCAAGATCGACCCCAAGAGCTTCTACGAAGGCGTGGACCGCGTCGCGACCATCGCCACCGAGAAGACCCGCGCGGTCAAGATGGGGCTGGAGCGGGACAAGGTCACGCTGTCAGTCACCTCGCCCGACAATGGCACAGCGGCGGAAGAAGTTTCGGCCGAGTACACCTCCGAAGCGTTCGAGATCGGCTTCAATGCGAACTACCTGAAGGACATTCTCAACCAGATCGACAGCGATACGGTCGAACTGCACCTGGCCGATGCCGGGGCGCCGACCCTGATCCGCAAGGATGACAAGTCGCCTGCGCTCTATGTCCTGATGCCGATGCGGGTTTAACCCTCGCCACGCCCGGTCCGGTTGGCTAACGTCCCCTGCAAAAGAGGGGATAGCCGATGCCTAGCCAGGTCCATGTAACGAAGTCGCAGATCGCTGAAACCGCGATGGTCGAGACGGATGAAGCCCCGCTCGCTGACGGGGCGGTGCGGCTCGCGGTCGAGAGTTTCTCGGTCACCGCCAACAACGTCACATATGCCGCGATTGGCGACATGTTCGGCTACTGGAACTTCTTTCCCCCGAAGGGGCCCGCCACCGAGGGCAAGGGCATCGTCCCGATGTGGGGCCATGCGCGCGTGATCGACAGCCGGCACCCCGATAT encodes the following:
- a CDS encoding glutamate ligase domain-containing protein; translation: MSDFPTPDELFTRPFFFCGIGGSGMLPLAQIVQGRGASVAGSDRSRDQGRTPEKFAALEAQGFALFPQDGSGIVSKDQVLVASAAVEDTVPEMVRAKELGCLRLTRAELNSILFNTSGAGIAIAGTSGKSTVTGMLGWIMRVAGREPTIMNGAVMKNFVTPERPIASAVVGSRSIYVSEVDESDGSIALYRPAVGVLLNVSLDHKSMDELRVLFGDYLARSRIAAINADDAEALALLPRAQQVITFGIDQEKAQIGIKPGSMAESPVRQAATVMDRHDGSEHPLVLAMPGRHNLANALAAIAGAACAGVPVALAVEALASFAGLARRFDIVGTSPSGVTVIDDFGHNPEKCAATLRTLKAHPGRVIAFFQPHGYGPLRQMGAELAETFARELSADDVTVMCDPVYFGGTVDRSEGTGRITGLITAAGGRAEHIPDRADCGTRIAELARPGDRIVVMGARDDTLTTFARDILHRLP
- a CDS encoding LD-carboxypeptidase, whose protein sequence is MKRIAICAPGKRIEREHADAVLDLAQSIGGLELRFHPQCFARHGHFAGDDATRLKALVECANDPSADALWFAAGGYGSNRVAADAVVALGPAAQHKTYLGFSDTGYLLAALFRHGIGRPAHGPMASCIAREGGEAAVRRALGFLGGSTDGLEGGIDDRPAAAFNLMTLAMLCGTDLMPDLTGHVVMVEEVSEHLYAVDRLFFHVTQHLGNVAGIRLGRISDVPENDRPFGASEEDIARHWCARTGIPYLGFADIGHDAGNKIVPFGLAAEALRA
- the fabD gene encoding ACP S-malonyltransferase, whose amino-acid sequence is MRAFVFPGQGSQKVGMGAELAAASAAAREVFEEVDEALSQPLSGIMRDGPESALTLTENAQPAIMANAIATLRVLEREFGVSLADKGDCVAGHSLGEYTSLCAIGAFSLADTALLLKLRGQAMQAAVPVGQGAMCALLGADLDAAQKLAEAAAEGQVCEVANDNDPTQVVLSGHAAAIERAVAMVKDFGIKRGVPLPVSAPFHCSLMQPAADAMAAALAETPPGSFALPLYANVTAAAVTDPREEQRLLVEQVTGRVRWRESVLAMRAAGVEQFVELGGKVLGPMIGRIDKEAEAISVVTMADLEALAKEIG
- the fabG gene encoding 3-oxoacyl-ACP reductase FabG, which translates into the protein MFSLEGKTALVTGASGGIGSAIAITLAKQGARLALSGSNGAKVRAFREQLNDEIGGDHVEITCDLSNATQVEELIPATLDTFGKLDILVNNAGITRDNLAMRMKDEEWDQVIRINLEAAFRLMRAATKPMMKARHGRIVTITSVVGATGNPGQVNYAAAKGGLTAMSKALAQEVASRGITVNCVAPGFIRTAMTEVLPDAQKEALNARIPMGRMGEGSDIGAAVAYLASNEAGYITGQTLHVNGGMAMLG
- the dnaN gene encoding DNA polymerase III subunit beta codes for the protein MKATIERATLLRCLSHVQSVVERRNTIPILSNVLIEASAGGAVKVMATDLDLQVIETMNAASVDAAGAITVSAHLLFDIARKLPEGSQVSLETADNRMAVKAGRSRFSLPTLPRDDFPVIVEGDLPTSFEMPARTLAELIDRTRFAISTEETRYYLNGIFLHVSDEDRPVLKAAATDGHRLARYTIDRPEGAEGMPDVIVPRKAVAELRKLLEESLDGSVQIDLSASKVRFTLGGEGGLVLTSKLIDGTFPDYSRVIPTGNDKLLKIDPKSFYEGVDRVATIATEKTRAVKMGLERDKVTLSVTSPDNGTAAEEVSAEYTSEAFEIGFNANYLKDILNQIDSDTVELHLADAGAPTLIRKDDKSPALYVLMPMRV